From a region of the Eulemur rufifrons isolate Redbay chromosome 7, OSU_ERuf_1, whole genome shotgun sequence genome:
- the FYTTD1 gene encoding UAP56-interacting factor isoform X2 encodes METSVIMENDIIKLNRKEGKKQNFPRLNRRLQQSGTRQFRMRVRWGIQQNSGFGKTSLSRRGRVMPGKRRPYGVITGLAARKATGIRKGISPMNRPPLSDKNIERYFPVLKRKANLLRQNEVQRKPVTVLKRPNQLNRKNNVPANFTRNGNKLSHQKDTRQATFLFRRGLKVQAQLNTEQLLDDVVAKRTRQWRTSTTNGGILTVSIDNPGAVQCPVTQKPRLTRTAVPSFLTKREQSDVKKVPKGVPLQFDINSVGKQTGMTLNERFGILKEQRATLTFNKGGSRFVTVG; translated from the exons atggagactTCTGTGATTATGGAAA ATGATATCATCAAATTGAAccgaaaggaaggaaagaagcagaATTTTCCAAGACTAAATAGAAGACTCCAGCAGAGTGGTACCCGGCAATTCAGGATGAGAGTACGATGGGGAATCCAACAGAATTCTG GTTTTGGTAAGACTAGTCTGAGCCGTAGAGGAAGAGTAATGCCTGGAAAGAGACGTCCTTATGGAGTTATCACGGGCCTTGCAGCTAGGAAAGCAACTGGAATTCGAAAAGGAATTAGTCCTATGAATCGTCCACCTCTAAGTGACAAG AATATAGAACGATATTTTCCAGTGTTAAAAAGGAAGGCAAACCTTCTGAGACAAAATGAAGTGCAGAGGAAGCCAGTTACAGTTCTCAAGAGACCTAACCAATTAAACAGAAA AAATAATGTTCCAGCTAATTTTACCAGGAATGGAAATAAATTAAGCCATCAGAAAGATACACGTCAGGCAACTTTTCTTTTCAGAAGAGGCCTGAAG gttCAGGCCCAGTTGAACACAGAACAACTGCTAGACGATGTAGTAGCAAAGAGAACTCGTCA ATGGCGAACTTCTACTACAAATGGAGGAATTTTGACTGTATCCATTGACAATCCTGGAGCAGTGCAGTGCCCAGT AACTCAGAAGCCACGATTAACTCGTACTGCTGTACCTTCGTTCTTAACAAAACGGGAGCAATCTGATGTAAAGAAAGTTCCTAAAGGTGTCCCCCTACAATTTGACATAAATAGTGTtggaaaacag acAGGAATGACTTTGAATGAGCGGTTTGGGATCCTGAAGGAACAAAGAGCCACTCTAACATTCAACAAAGGAGGAAGCCGCTTTGTAACTGTGGGATAG
- the FYTTD1 gene encoding UAP56-interacting factor isoform X1 — MNQRFGTRLVGAAATPSPLPKVRSNENLDKIDMSLDDIIKLNRKEGKKQNFPRLNRRLQQSGTRQFRMRVRWGIQQNSGFGKTSLSRRGRVMPGKRRPYGVITGLAARKATGIRKGISPMNRPPLSDKNIERYFPVLKRKANLLRQNEVQRKPVTVLKRPNQLNRKNNVPANFTRNGNKLSHQKDTRQATFLFRRGLKVQAQLNTEQLLDDVVAKRTRQWRTSTTNGGILTVSIDNPGAVQCPVTQKPRLTRTAVPSFLTKREQSDVKKVPKGVPLQFDINSVGKQTGMTLNERFGILKEQRATLTFNKGGSRFVTVG, encoded by the exons ATGAACCAACGGTTTGGTACCCGGTTGGTGGGAGCCGCGGCGACTCCGTCGCCGCTGCCGAAAGTCCGCAGCAACGAAAACCTCGATAAAATTGATATGTCTTTGG ATGATATCATCAAATTGAAccgaaaggaaggaaagaagcagaATTTTCCAAGACTAAATAGAAGACTCCAGCAGAGTGGTACCCGGCAATTCAGGATGAGAGTACGATGGGGAATCCAACAGAATTCTG GTTTTGGTAAGACTAGTCTGAGCCGTAGAGGAAGAGTAATGCCTGGAAAGAGACGTCCTTATGGAGTTATCACGGGCCTTGCAGCTAGGAAAGCAACTGGAATTCGAAAAGGAATTAGTCCTATGAATCGTCCACCTCTAAGTGACAAG AATATAGAACGATATTTTCCAGTGTTAAAAAGGAAGGCAAACCTTCTGAGACAAAATGAAGTGCAGAGGAAGCCAGTTACAGTTCTCAAGAGACCTAACCAATTAAACAGAAA AAATAATGTTCCAGCTAATTTTACCAGGAATGGAAATAAATTAAGCCATCAGAAAGATACACGTCAGGCAACTTTTCTTTTCAGAAGAGGCCTGAAG gttCAGGCCCAGTTGAACACAGAACAACTGCTAGACGATGTAGTAGCAAAGAGAACTCGTCA ATGGCGAACTTCTACTACAAATGGAGGAATTTTGACTGTATCCATTGACAATCCTGGAGCAGTGCAGTGCCCAGT AACTCAGAAGCCACGATTAACTCGTACTGCTGTACCTTCGTTCTTAACAAAACGGGAGCAATCTGATGTAAAGAAAGTTCCTAAAGGTGTCCCCCTACAATTTGACATAAATAGTGTtggaaaacag acAGGAATGACTTTGAATGAGCGGTTTGGGATCCTGAAGGAACAAAGAGCCACTCTAACATTCAACAAAGGAGGAAGCCGCTTTGTAACTGTGGGATAG